The following are encoded together in the Pithys albifrons albifrons isolate INPA30051 chromosome 5, PitAlb_v1, whole genome shotgun sequence genome:
- the RFC1 gene encoding replication factor C subunit 1: MDIRKFFGVVPSGKRQQCETVKKSEKLKNGDGLSSGKKREKEAKVNSSPSEDDSKQKRMKRKRRIIYDSDSEEEVQPVKNSKNTPEKKAATSKPGKVLKQDPVVYISETDEDDDFVNKRISLKPKENGMSAIGCPGTNTVKKEGAKPSAKSKPLSPVKQTPTSALDFFGTSSVQRSEKKLVASKRKEPSESRDSTLDDEAIARQLQLEEDSELERQLHEDEEFARTLAMLDETPQKKKARKDTGGEQTVLSINSSPNATAGYKQSERVKATDSTGEAKNDTAKTQTKSEQSKGFNLSPQSSDGKTGRALADKTSPLKPASGFVSLKQKENAEKEKGAQNLVSKEKTTSGKEEKTTPKKEKISPKKTESVSPEDSEKKRTNYQAYRSFLNREGPKALGSKEIPQGAENCLEGLTFVITGVLECIERDEAKSLIERYGGKVTGNVSKKTNYLVVGRDCGQAKREKASALGTKVIDEDGLFDLIRTMPGKKSKYELLAETEAKKVEPRPKRTPQKAEDGKRNCSPFKREADNKKSKSTPEKGDTVKSVKKETAAVQKLTDFKRQTVEEKKAPEPKGILVPEVKEDGTERLLWVDKYKPVSLKAIIGQQGEQSCANKLLRWLRNWHKNTLEDGQAKPNKAGSKDDGTGFKAALLSGPPGVGKTTTAALVCKELGYSYVELNASDTRSKNSLKEVVAESLNNTSIKDFCSGTSSSVSGKHVLIMDEVDGMAGNEDRGGIQELIVLIRHTKIPIICMCNDRNHPKMRSLVHYCLDLRFQRPRLEQIKGAMMSIAFKEGLKIPPPAMQEIILAANQDIRQVLHNLSMWCAKDKSLSYDEAKTDASRAKKDIKLGPFDVVRKVFATGEEASRMSLIDKSDLFFHDYSLAPLFVQENYVHVKPAAAGGNLKKHLVLLSKAADSICDGDIVDKQIRSKQNWNLLPTQAIYASVLPGELMRGYMSQFPVFPSWLGKFSSTGKHDRIIQELAMHMSLRTQACKRTVNMEYLSYLRDSLVQPLKDFGADGVQQAIAFMDSYCLMKEDIDNIMEISSWGGKPSSFSKLDPKVKAAFTRAYNKEAHLTPYSLSSVKASKRQSGSAVSLELSEDLNVEEIQSDEDEQDTVESDAMIKQKKVKSSRLPKREKNEETTKKEGKRKEKTRHLE, translated from the exons GATATCCGGAAATTCTTTGGTGTTGTTCCTTCTGGAAAGCGACAGCAGTGTGAGACTgtgaaaaagagtgaaaaacttaaaaatggTGATGGACTCTCAAgtgggaagaaaagggagaaggaggcTAAG GTGAACAGTTCACCCAGTGAAGATGATTCCAAACAAAAGCGtatgaaaaggaagagaagaataaTCTATGATTCAG ATTCAGAAGAGGAGGTGCAGCCAGTGAAAAACTCCAAGAACACTCCTGAGAAAAAAGCAGCTACTTCAAAACCTGGTAAAGTTCTAAAGCAGGATCCAGTTGTTTATATTTCAGAAACAG ATGAAGATGATGACTTTGTCAATAAAAGAATTTCCCTGAAACCCAAGGAGAATGGGATGTCAGCGATTGGTTGTCCAGGAACAAATACCGTGAAAAAGGAAGGTGCAAAACCATCAGCTAAAAGCAAACCACTCTCTCCAGTGAAACAGACTCCTACCTCTGCACTTGACTTCTTTGGAACAAGTAGTGTCCAGCGATCAGAAAAGAAACTGGTAGCcagtaaaaggaaagaa CCTTCAGAAAGCAGAGACAGCACACTAGATGATGAGGCCATTGCTAGGCAACTGCAGCTTGAAGAAGATTCAGAG ctgGAGAGACAGCTTCATGAAGATGAAGAATTTGCTAGAACTTTGGCCATGCTGGATGAAACACCgcaaaagaaaaag GCTCGGAAAGATACAGGAGGAGAGCAAACTGTGTTGAGCATCAACAGCAGTCCTAACGCGACAGCAGGATACAAGCAGTCAGAGAGAG TGAAAGCAACAGATTCAACAGGGGAAGCAAAGAATGACACTGCGAAGACGCAAACTAAATCTGAGCAGTCAAAAGGCTTTAATTTATCGCCACAATCATCTGATGGTAAAACAGGAAGAGCATTGGCAGATAAGACCTCGCCTTTGAAACCTGCCTCTGGGTTTGTGTctctgaaacaaaaagagaatgctgaaaaggaaaaaggtgctCAAAATTTAGTATCGAAAGAAAAAACGACTtcagggaaagaagagaagacaacaccaaagaaggaaaaaatttctCCCAAGAAGACTGAG TCTGTAAGTCCTGAGGACTCTGAAAAGAAGCGAACCAATTACCAAGCCTACCGAAGCTTCCTTAATCGTGAGGGTCCAAAAGCGCTGGGTTCCAAAGAGATACCTCAA GGAGCTGAGAACTGCCTGGAAGGCCTGACATTCGTAATTACGGGTGTTCTGGAGTGCATTGAAAGAGACGAGGCCAAGTCTCTGATCGAACGCTATGGAGGGAAAGTAACAGGCAACGTCAGCAAAAAGACCAACTACCTGGTGGTGGGGCGAGACTGTGGCCAGGCCAAACGCGAAAAG gcatCAGCTCTAGGTACAAAAGTTATTGATGAGGATGGCTTGTTTGATCTTATTCGAACTATGCCAGGCAAAAAGTCCAAATATGAGCTTCTGGCTGAAACAGAG gcaaagaaagTGGAGCCAAGACCAAAAAGGACACCACAGAAAGCTGAAGACGGAAAAAGGAACTGTAGCCCCTTCAAAAGGGAAGCTGATAATAAAAAATCGAAGTCCACTCCTGAAAAAGGAGATACTGTCAAATCTGTCAAGAAAGAAACTGCTGCTGTCCAAAAGCTTACAGACTTTAAACGTCAGACTGTGGAGGAGAAGAAAGCCCCAGAACCCAAGGGGATCTTGGTTCCTGAGGTTAAAGAAGATGGAACAGAGAGATTGCTGTGGGTAGATAAATACAAGCCTGTATCTCTTAAGGCAATTATTGGACAGCAGGGTGAGCAAAGCTGTGCCAATAAACTGCTCCGGTGGCTCAGAAATTGGCACAAGAATACCTTGGAAGATGGACAAG caAAGCCCAATAAAGCTGGAAGCAAAGATGATGGCACTGGTTTTAAAGCAGCGTTACTTTCTGGTCCACCTGGAGTTGGTAAAACTACTACAGCTGCTTTGGTTTGTAAG GAACTGGGGTACAGCTACGTGGAGCTGAATGCCAGTGACACTCGCAGTAAGAACAGTCTAAAGGAAGTAGTTGCTGAATCACTTAACAACACCAGCATCAAAGACTTCTGTTCTG GCACATCTTCATCAGTTAGCGGGAAACATGTATTGATCATGGATGAAGTGGATGGTATGGCAGGCAATGAAGACAGAGGAGGGATTCAG GAGTTGATAGTTTTGATTCGACACACGAAGATACCCATCATTTGTATGTGCAATGATCGCAACCATCCCAAAATGCGTTCCTTGGTCCACTACTGTTTGGATCTTCGCTTTCAGAGACCTCGTCTGGAACAGATTAAG GGTGCCATGATGTCTATTGCATTTAAAGAAGGTTTAAAAATACCCCCACCTGCTATGCAAGAGATAATCCTGGCAGCAAATCAGGACATCAGACAG GTTTTACATAATCTTAGTATGTGGTGTGCAAAAGATAAATCATTGAGTTATGATGAGGCTAAGACAGATGCCAGCAGAGCCAAAAAGGATATCAAACTG GGCCCTTTTGATGTTGTCCGGAAGGTTTTTGCTACTGGAGAGGAGGCTTCTCGTATGTCTCTTATAGACAAATCAGATCTTTTCTTCCACGATTATTCCCTAGCACCTCTCTTTGTCCAAGAGAACTATGTACATGTGaagccagctgctgctgg cgGAAATCTGAAAAAGCACTTGGTGCTCTTGAGTAAAGCAGCAGACAGCATATGTGATGGCGATATAGTGGACAAACAGATTCGTAGCAAGCAGAACTGGAATCTTCTTCCAACACAG GCTATTTATGCAAGTGTTCTCCCAGGGGAGCTGATGAGAGGTTACATGTCCCAGTTTCCCGTCTTTCCGAGCTGGCTGGGGAAATTTTCATCCACGGGCAAACACGATCGCATCATTCAAGAACTGGCAATGCACATGAGTCTCAG AACCCAGGCATGCAAGAGGACAGTAAATATGGAGTATTTGTCATATTTGCGGGATTCACTTGTCCAGCCCTTGAAAGACTTTGGAGCAGATGGTGTACAACAAGCTATAGCATTTATGGACTCTTACTGCTTGATGAAAGAAGATATTGACAATATCATGGAAATAAGCTCTTGGGGAGGCAAACCCAGTTCTTTTTCAAAGCTGGATCCCAAG GTCAAAGCAGCTTTTACACGTGCCTACAACAAAGAGGCACATCTGACTCCATATTCACTTAGTTCTGTCAAGGCATCTAAAAGGCAGTCGGGATCTGCAGTCTCCTTGGAACTGAGTGAAGACCTGAATGTGGAAGAGATCCAGTCTGATGAGGATGAACAAGATACAGTTGAAAGTGACGCAATGATTAAG CAAAAAAAGGTGAAGTCTTCCAGGCTgccaaaaagagagaaaaatgaagaaacaacaaaaaaagaagggaaaagaaaagagaaaacaagacatttggaataa